A stretch of DNA from Paenibacillus albus:
TCGGCGAGATGGTTATCGCGGAGGCGATGGTGACGCAGAACCCGGATCTCGTGGGGCTCGAGCTGGAGCATTTCGGCAAAGCGGCCCGTCATCTGCGCAAAATCACCAAGGAGCTGCAGGACGTCGTCATGTCCGTTCGCATGGTTCCGCTTCAAGGGACGTTCCAGAAGATGAACCGGATTGTCCGCGATATGAGCCGCAAGCTGGATAAAGAAGTCTCGCTCGTCCTGATCGGAGAGGAGACGGAAGTCGACAAGACAGTCGTAGAGCAAATATCCGACCCGCTCATGCATATTATGCGGAATGCGATGGATCATGGGATCGAACCGGCGTCCGTACGACAGCAAACAGGCAAGCCAGCGATCGGTACGGTGACACTGGAGGCGAAGAACGCCGGCGGCGACGTTCTCATCATCATTAAAGACGACGGCAAGGGCTTAAGCAAAGAGAAGCTGCTTCGCAAAGCGATGGAGGGTGGGCTGCTTCACCGTCCGGCCGAAGATTTGACGGATAAAGAGATTTACCAGTTTATTTTTCACCCTGGGTTCTCGACCAAGGAGCAAATTTCCGAGTTCTCCGGCAGAGGCGTCGGAATGGACGTTGTTACGCGCAACATCGAATCGATTGGCGGATCCGTCTCGGTGGACAGCAAGGAAGGGGAAGGAACGGCGGTTACGCTGAAGATTCCGCTGACGCTTGCGATTATCGACGGCATGATTGTCAAAGTAGGCTCTTCTCGTTATACAATTCCGACCTCAGTCATCAAGGAATCTTTTCGCCCGGTGGCTCGCGATCTCATTACGGACCCGGATGGCAACGAAATGATTATGGTCCGCGGTCAATGCTATCCCATTCTTCGCCTGCACCGGCATTACAAGGCGCAGACCGATATTACCCTTTTCACAGAAGGCATTCTTGTGATGGTGGAAGACAAGGAGAAGGTGCTCTGCCTCTTCGCAGACGAGCTGCTCGGTGAGCAGCAGGTTGTCGTGAAGCCGCTCCCGGCGTATGTCCAGCGGATGAAGCGCATCGAAGGGCTTGGTGGATGCACGCTGCTTGGCGACGGGAATATCAGCCTCATTCTGGATGTAGGAGGTTTGCTGCAAGCTTAGGAGCTAATTGCGGAAAAGGAGATGAGAATTTATGTCGGAGAGCACCTTTATGGATTTAGCTAGTGTGGAGCAGGAAGAGGATACGCAGAAAGGGAAGTTCCTGACCTTTCAAATCGGGAACGAAACCTACGGTATTGAAATCCGTTTCGTCACTGAAATTATCGGGCTGCAGCCCATTACAGAGGTTCCGGAGCTGCCGGAGTATATCAAGGGCATTATCAATCTCCGTGGCAAAATCATTCCTGTCATGGATGTCCGCCTCCGCTTCGGCAAGCCTTTCCGCGAATACAATGACCGGACCTGCGTCGTCGTCGTAGACTGCGGCAATTTGGCAGTAGGCCTCATCGTCGATAGTGTCGCCGAGGTGCTGACAATCGCGGATGAGGACATCGTTCCTCCTCCGGATGTGAGCAGAGGGCGCAATAAGTACATCAAGGGAATCGGCAAGGTCGCCGGAGAAGTGAAGCTGCTGCTGGATTGCAATCGGCTGCTGCTCGAGGACATGATCGAAGAGCTGGCGCAATTATAATATAAGGACCTAATCCAGGAGGCAGAATTTATGCGCGAATACATGTTTAGTTCATTGAACTTCAAGTACATATCCGGGTTTCTTGCTATGTTTGTCGTTACGTCCGCGCTGCATCTGCTGGAAGTCCAAGACTTCGTCGTACTTGCGGTTGGAGTCGGATTCGCAATTCTACTCAGCTTGCTGTTCTCAAGCACGTTCATTAAACAGATGAAGAGCCTCATCAAAGCGGCTCAAGAGATGGCTACAGGTAATGCAAACGTTGCAATCAGCAGCAATGGCGGAGGTGAAATTCGTGAATTGTCCGCATCACTGCGCCTTATCGCAGACAACATGCAGGAGCAGACCGAAGCGGCATCTCGTATTGCAAAAGGTGACTTGCAAGTGCATGTGACATTGAAGTCGGATCGCGACATTCAAGGCAAGAGCTTGAATCAGATCGTAGAAGCGCTGCGCGAGCTTATTGCAGAGATGAACAACATGTCAAGCGAGCATGACGCTGGCGACATTGAGGTTATTTTGCCAGTAGAGAAGTTTAACGGAGCTTACAAAGTGATGGCGCAAGGCGTCAACGATATGGTGAACGGTCACATCACGGTGAAGAAGAAGGCGATGGCGGCAGTTGCTTCTTTTGCAGACGGTGACTTCGACGTTCCGCTTGAGCGTTTCCCGGGCAAGAAAGCGTTCATTAACGACAATGTCGAGAAGCTGAGAGAGAACGTGAAGCAGTTCATCGATTCGATGAACAATATGTCGATGGAGCATGACGCTGGCGATATCGATGTCATTATTCCGGTTGAGAAATTCGAAGGCGCATATCGCGTCATGGCACATGGCGTGAACGAGATGGTGAAGGGCCATATTACGGTGAAAAAGAAAGCAATGGCCGCTGTTGCCGCGTTCGCCGAGGGCAACTTCGAGGCGCCGCTTGAGCAGTTCCCAGGCAAAAAAGCGTTCATCAACGATAACGTCGAGAAGCTCCGTATGAATTTGAAGAATGTGAACTTGGAGATTCATCAGCTGATCGGCGCATCTCAGTCGGGACGCCTCAGCGAACGTGGCGACGTATCGCGCTTTACCGGCGACTGGGCGAGCATGATTCAAGGGCTGAACGGTTTGATCGACGCGATCATGGAGCCCATTCAAGAGGCATCCGCCGTGCTGGAAGAGATGGCAAAGGGCAATTTGCACGCCAGCGTGAAAGGTGAATACAAAGGCGATCATGCCAAAATCAAAAATGCGCTAAATGAGACGCTCAGCATCTTATCCGGCTACGTCAGCGAAATTTCCGAAGTGATGACGGAGATGGCGAGAGGGAATATGGATGTTGGCATCGACAGCGAGTACCGCGGCGATTTTGCAGCGATTAAGCGAGCGCTGAATCATGTCATCCAATCGTTCAATTCGCTTCTGCACGACATCAACGGTGCGGCAGGACAAGTGGCTTCCAGCTCGATGCAGGTATCCGGCTCGGCACAGCTGCTCTCGCAAGGCGCAACGGAGCAGGCGAGCTCGGTTGAGCAGCTGACGGTTTCTCTGGAGGAAATCGGCGTACAAACGAGGCGTAATGCCGAGAGTGCGGCTGAAGCGAGTGACCTTGCTGTGAAAGCGAGACTCAATGCTGTGGATGGTAATGAGCACATGAAGCATATGCTGGGTGCGATGGATGGTATCAATGAAGCTTCCGGCAATATTTCCAAAATAATAAAGGTCATCGACGAGATCGCTTTCCAAACGAACATCCTCGCTCTGAACGCTGCAGTGGAAGCGGCACGAGCAGGCCAACATGGCAAAGGCTTCGCGGTGGTAGCGGAGGAAGTGCGCAACCTTGCCGCTCGCTCGGCGAATGCGGCGAAAGAGACGACAGTACTGATCGAAGGCTCCATCAAGAAAGTCGAGGGCGGCACGAAGATTGCGAATGAAACGGCAAGCGCTCTGAACAAGATTGTGGAAGACGTTGCAAAAGCGGCTGATTTGGTTGGCGAGATTGCCGCTGCTTCGAGTGAGCAGGCAACCGGCATCACGCAGATTAATCAGGGGATCTCCGTTATTTCGGAGGTGACGCAGACGAACTCGGCGACGTCCGAGGAGAGCGCTGCAGCTAGCGAGGAACTGTCCGGTCAGGCCGAGATGCTTAAGGAAATGGTCGGCCGCTTCAAGCTGAAGCGGGTGGATATGGCGATGGCAGGCTTCCGCGATGATAGGTATGGGGGTTCGCAGGCGAGCGGCGGAGAGACTGTTCCTGCCTATGCCAAGTATGACCGCGTCCGCCAAACGGCGGTGTACACAGGTCGTTCCGAAACCGCTGCTGCTTCTGCCGGAGGCGCAATCAAGATCGCGCTGAGCGACAGAGAGTACGGCAAATACTGATGAGCAGTCGCTGTGATGAACGATGATTGCGATATCGGGCAAGGAATTCGGGCTTTTGGCGGACTATATTCATAAGCGCTTCGGCATCTACTTGAAGGAGGACAAGCAGAATCTGCTTAAGGCAAGACTGGACGGCGTGCTAAGTGAGCTGAATATGAAGAGCTACTCCGACTACTTCGACTATCTGGTGAAGGACAAGACGGGTACGGCAGCGGCGAAATTGTTGGAGAAGGTGACGACGAACCATACCTTCTTCATGCGGGAGACGCCGCACTTCGATTATTTGAGGAATGAAGCGCTCCCGTATTGGCAGCGTCATATCAAGGACGGCGATTTGCGGATATGGAGCGCAGGCTGCTCCTCCGGGGAAGAGCCGTACACGCTGGCTATGCTGCTGCTTGAATATTTTGCTCGAGAGCCGGTAGGACGCTGGGATCATAAGATTCTGGCGACGGATATCTCGAATCGCGTGCTAGAAGCCGCTGTTCGCGGCATCTATCCGTCAGAGAGCTTGCAGTCGCTGCCATCACGGTGGCAAACGAGCTATTTCGTCAAGCGGGATGCGGAGCACGCGGAGGTGTCGAATGCACTGAAGAAGGAAGTCATTTTCCGCAAGTTTAACTTGATGGAGGCAAGCTTCCCGTTCAAAAGGAAGTTTCATATGATCTTCTGCCGCAACGTGATGATCTACTTTGACAACGAGACGAAGAGCGAGCTTATTCAGAAGTTCTATAACCATCTGGAGCCGGGCGGCTTCTTGTTCATCGGCCATGCGGAGACGATCTCGCGAGGGACTTCGCCGCTTGTTCCCGTCCGTCCGTCGATTTACCGGAAAGGGGGCGGAGCTTGAGATGAGAATCAGTGGTGGCAAAATCCGTGTGCTCGTCGTGGACGATTCGTACATGGTGCGCCGCGTATTAGAGCAAGGGCTGTCCATGGACCCGGCGATTGAGGTCATTGGCACGGCGGAGGATCCTTTCGATGCGCGGGACAAGATCGCCGCGCTCCGACCGGACGTCATGACCTGCGATATTGAGATGCCGCGAATGAACGGCATCGAATTCGTCCACCGGCTGCTGCCGCAATACTGGCTGCCGGTAATTATGGTCAGCTCCGTAGATGAGGCGGTATTCGACGCGCTGCAAGCAGGGGCAGTCGAGTTCGTTGCCAAGCCCGCCGGCTATGGGCTAAATGAGATTGAGCCGTTCATCGCTGAGGTCGCCGCGAAGATCAAGATTGCGGCACATGCGGCGAATGTATCCGCCGCATCGCTTGGTGCAGCTCGCGGCAAAGCGCAGCAGCCGGGCGGCATGGGGTGGCCTGTGGGGTGGGAGATGCAGGCAAAGGCGGATTTTGGCGGGAGTGCGGGGAAGAGTTTGAGTGCGAGTGCAAGTGCAAGTGCAAGTGCGAGTTCAAGAACGAGTTCAAGTTCAAATGCAAATGCAAATGCAAATGCAAGCGCGAGTGCCGGAGGGAGTTGCAAGTTGATTGCGATGGGCGCTTCCACCGGAGGGACAGAGGCGCTGACCACTGTGCTGCGGTCGCTGCCAGTGACGACGCCGGGCATCGTTATCGTACAGCACATTCCTGCGGTCTACTCACGCATCTTCGCGGAGCGGCTGCATGAATCGACGCAGCTGCAGGTGCGGGAGGCGCGCAGCGGCGATTACGTTATGCCGGGAACGGTGCTTATTGCGCCTGGTGGCAGCCAAATGCGAGTGAAGAAGATCGGAGCCTACTATCGTGTGGATTGTTCCTCCGGAGAGCGAGTGAATGGTCATTGCCCTTCTATTGACGTACTCTTCGAATCTGTGGCGCAAGCAGCTGGAAAAGATGCCATAGGCATCCTGCTGACCGGTATGGGCACAGACGGCGCTAAGGGACTTCTTGCCATGCGCCGCAAGGGCTCGCGAACGCTGGGACAGGATGAGATAACATCCGTCGTTTATGGGATGCCGAAGGCCGCTTTCGAAGCAGGCGCTGTCGAGAGGCAGGTTCATCTTGCCGGCATGGCGGAGGCGCTGCTCGCGCTGCTATAACGTACTAGTATGTTGACCCTGCCGGCGGCAGGGTCTTTGTCTTTGGGCGTAGAGTGGCCCTATTCGCCTAAGCAGCAAGCTTGTTTGCGAACATGTGGTCCTACATGATATGATAGGTTGCAATATGAACATTTTTAGATGAGGCTAGGTGAGAGAACGATGTGGACGGCTATAATTTCGATCATTACGCTTATAGTTGGCGCAGTTGGCGGTTTCTTCGTCGGCGTTTACTACTTGCGCAAGCAGCTGGAGAAGATGCAGAATGATCCAGAAGCACTTAAGAAGATGGCGAAGCAAATGGGCTACAATTTGAATAATAACCAGATGCAGAAAGCTCAGCAAATGATGAAGAATCAACAACAACAACATCCCGGTAAGCGGCGGAGATAAGGTTAACGCCTTGCGGGCTCATGGAAAGGAGACGATGGTTACTATGGCGGGCAAGAAGGATTACGTCAATTCCCTCGTTTCGGATAATCGGGAAAAAATCGAGCATCACATTCGGGAGATTTTGAGCTTGATCGGCGAAGATGTCGACCGCGAAGGACTGCTGGAAACACCAGCGCGCGTGACGCGGATGTATGAGGAAATCTTTGCAGGCTACGAAGTCGACCCGCGCGATGTGCTCGGCGTAACGTTTGATGAGCAGCATGAAGAGCTCGTTATCGTACGTGACATTGTCTACTACAGCCAGTGCGAGCATCATATGGCACCGTTCTTCGGCAAAGCGCACATCGGTTACATCCCAAGCGGCAAGATCGCTGGACTTAGCAAGCTGGCGCGCCTCGTGGAGGCGATCACTCGCCGTTTGCAGGTGCAAGAGCGCATCACTTCGCAGATTGCCAACATTATGGATGAAGTGCTGCAGCCACACGGCGTTATGGTTGTCGTCGAAGGCGAGCATCTGTGCATGTGTGCTCGCGGCGTGAAGAAGCCTGGCAGCAAGACGGTGACGTCGGCCGTGCGCGGTGAATTCCGCACAAGCTCGGCGCTCCGTTCGGAGTTTCTGTCACTGCTGAAACAATAGGTGCATTAGAGAAGAGGCCCTCCTTGCGGAGAGCCTCTTCTTCTTTATAGGAAATTTCATTGAAACGTCGGTTGTCGGCAGTTATTGCGCTGAGAGAGGAAAAAGCCTCTCTTCACGCACGAAAGAAAGCGAATGATGATCTGAGAGCGGCAAAAGCCTCTCTCCGAGCAAAAATTCGAAGAAATTAGCGTAACCAGGGCGACGAGAGAGGAAAAAGCCTCTCTTAGCGCACGCAAGGATGCGAATGATGATCTGTGAGCGGCAAACGCCTCTCTCGGCGCACAAAATCGAAGAAAATAGCGTAACCAGGGCGACGAGAGAGGAAAAAGCCTCTCTTCACGCACGAAAGGAAGCGAATGATGATCTGAGAGCGGCAAAAGCCTCTCTCGGCGCAGGTTGCTGGAGTAGGAGCTAATCAAAGCGAGAAACAGCGAGAGGCTCTCCGCGGAGAGCCTCAGCTTTTCGAAAAAATGATAAAGTCACGGACGTTTATTCGCTTCCTCAGCAAGCTCAGGCAGCTGCGGAAGATTTATGCGCAGCATCGACTTGGCTTAAGAACAGCGCGGCTCGCTGGATATACTCCTTCGGCTTCGTACGGAACAGCAGCTCGTGAATGCCGCCTTCAACGTACCATTCGCGGGAAAGTGAATTATACTGACTGGAAGCAATCTTCTCGGCAGTCTCGATCGGCGCGATGGCATCAGCAGTGCCGTGCATGATGAAGATTGGCATCGTGTAATTGGTGCTGAGCACCTGCTTAACCGGCAGCTGGCTGAAGCTTGAGCCGGTGAAGAATGGCAGCATCCATTCGATGAGCGGAACGGACGGATAACGCGGCAAATCCATGTACTGCTTCAAATTGTTATAGAGCGAGTCCGAGCTTGGCAGGAACAAGCTGTCGAGAATCATCGCGTCGATGCTGTCGGTTTGATCGGTCTGCAGCGCTGCTTGGAGAGCTGTTCCGGCGCCCATGGAGAAGCCCCATACGACAACCTCGTCAGCACCTTGCGAGCGTACGTACTGGACAGCGGCAAGCAGCTGTTTCGATTCTTCCCGCCCGCCGGTGGCAGCCGTCCGTTTACCGGACGAAGCGTAGCCGTAGTCGAACATAAACACATTATAGTGGAGGCTGTGCAGCAGCGAAGCGAGTTCATACATCGGTACCCAAGTTTCCTCGCGATTCGCGCCGTAGCCGTGGCTGAAGACGACTGTTCGTTCAGAAGCGGCGCCGGAAGGAATATACCATCCGTGTACAGTGGTGCGCCCGCTCTTGCTCGGGAAGGAGACATCGCTGTAAGCGAGCCCTTTTTCTATCTGCGGGTTGGAGTAGAGCGCAGGGACGTAAGGATGCGCAATGACCCACGCGGCATATCCGTGAAAAGCAACGACGGCAAGCAGCAGCATCGCGGCAAGCGCGGATACGACGGCAAGCGCAGTATGCTTGAGCCTCGTTCCGGCAATGGCTTGATCAGCCGGTTGCGGAGCGGGAAGAAGCGGAGGGAGTAAGCCGGGTGTGAAGCCTCCGGCAGTAGGTAGCGACGGTGTCAATGATGTGCTCATGGTAGAAGCCCCCTCTTCGTATGAAATGGCGAACGTGCCGCCCAATAAATGTAAGCGCTTTATTAGTTCTCTATACCTATCCTATGGCGCAGCCTGGCAACCTGTCAATGCATGTCGACGACTTGTTAAACTTCTGTAATGTGCCTGTAAAATAAGTCTAATAATATCCATAAGCTTTACCCGCAGCACCCAGTTACGCTATACTAGCTGTAACCAAGTTTCACTGAGTGAAACTTTTGAAAGAGGGATCGGGCTAATGGCGGAGGATGGAAAATCGACTGTACGCGCCGTCGAACGAGCGCTTGATATATTGCTTTGCTTCACAGCCAAGAAAGAGTGGGCGATGACGGAGATCGCAGATAATGTTGGCCTGCATAAGAGCACCGTTCACCGGATGCTGAGCACGCTGGAAGAACGCGGCTTCGTTGTTCGCGACCCCGCATCGGAACGGTACCGGCTCGGTCTGCGAATTTGGGAGCTGTCGGCGAATATGTCAGGCGCTGACGATCCGGCTGTTATTGGCCTGCCCGAGATGGAGCGGCTGCGCGACACGCTCGGTGAGACGATTAGCCTCTATCTGCGCGATGGCAATGAGCGGATTCGGATTCAAGCGGTGCAGAGCGTGCAGGCCATTCGCCGCGTCGCTCCGATCGGCGTAAGACTGCCGCTTTATGTCGGAGCCTCCAGCAAGGTGCTTATCGCCTTCGAGGAACCGACGAAGCGCGAAGAGCTGCTTCAGGATCCATCCTGGCCGTCGAACTTCGACCGGCAGCTGTACCGCGAGCAGCTGGAGGATTGGCGTGCTCTCGGGTACGCGACTAGCGTCGAGGAACGCGAGCAGGGAGCTGCGGCAGTAGCAGCGCCAGTCTTCTCGCGTACGGGCAAGCTTGTTGCCGCGCTGTCCGTTTCCGGTCCGGCGAACCGATTCACGCTGGAGATCATGCGCTCGCAAGCGCCGGCTGTCATGGAGGCAGCGCGCCGCCTGGGCGTTATGCTGAAATAGATGTACACATGTAAGAGTCGATTCTTCCGGCTAGGATATGTGCTGCGTCATTCGTCGCTGCCCATGCACTTGCTGAAGCATCTCTACCGCAAAATAAGCCGCCGGACAGGTTCAGCCTGCCCGGCGGCTTTCTTTTAAGGGGTAATGATCTGGTCGGAGTAACCAGCAAAGATACAGAATGTACCTGGTGAAGTATCCATCCACACGCCAATATAGCCGCCGGGAGGGACGCTAACGATATCGATATAGTCGCCGATTAACGGAACAGGAGTTGGACTGCTGGCATTCGGGTTGAACGA
This window harbors:
- a CDS encoding chemotaxis protein CheA; its protein translation is MTGYLAPDSLLEMYIFETGGLTEQLEQTALLLEKNDDFPASAIHEIFRIMHTIKGSSGMMGYTGVASLAHAIEDVFALLRSGTSPPPWSTSHVTDLLFESIDFMKTELAAVKSGCAPNGDSADLIGRLHSLLHAITTNNQSALSPSEAESLQAYRAVIHFENGCEMENIRAYNVLHQLQDLAETCTSIPENIIQHPDSIKQIREEGFTIHLQSRASYDELHAHLMSTIFISKLELTMIEKENEPATAAAETAASDVSEAAPDAVPEPQQLQQPAAANTPLSPTTSGAGMPSKISVQISKLDKLMDLVGEMVIAEAMVTQNPDLVGLELEHFGKAARHLRKITKELQDVVMSVRMVPLQGTFQKMNRIVRDMSRKLDKEVSLVLIGEETEVDKTVVEQISDPLMHIMRNAMDHGIEPASVRQQTGKPAIGTVTLEAKNAGGDVLIIIKDDGKGLSKEKLLRKAMEGGLLHRPAEDLTDKEIYQFIFHPGFSTKEQISEFSGRGVGMDVVTRNIESIGGSVSVDSKEGEGTAVTLKIPLTLAIIDGMIVKVGSSRYTIPTSVIKESFRPVARDLITDPDGNEMIMVRGQCYPILRLHRHYKAQTDITLFTEGILVMVEDKEKVLCLFADELLGEQQVVVKPLPAYVQRMKRIEGLGGCTLLGDGNISLILDVGGLLQA
- a CDS encoding chemotaxis protein CheW, with the translated sequence MDLASVEQEEDTQKGKFLTFQIGNETYGIEIRFVTEIIGLQPITEVPELPEYIKGIINLRGKIIPVMDVRLRFGKPFREYNDRTCVVVVDCGNLAVGLIVDSVAEVLTIADEDIVPPPDVSRGRNKYIKGIGKVAGEVKLLLDCNRLLLEDMIEELAQL
- a CDS encoding methyl-accepting chemotaxis protein, which encodes MVNGHITVKKKAMAAVASFADGDFDVPLERFPGKKAFINDNVEKLRENVKQFIDSMNNMSMEHDAGDIDVIIPVEKFEGAYRVMAHGVNEMVKGHITVKKKAMAAVAAFAEGNFEAPLEQFPGKKAFINDNVEKLRMNLKNVNLEIHQLIGASQSGRLSERGDVSRFTGDWASMIQGLNGLIDAIMEPIQEASAVLEEMAKGNLHASVKGEYKGDHAKIKNALNETLSILSGYVSEISEVMTEMARGNMDVGIDSEYRGDFAAIKRALNHVIQSFNSLLHDINGAAGQVASSSMQVSGSAQLLSQGATEQASSVEQLTVSLEEIGVQTRRNAESAAEASDLAVKARLNAVDGNEHMKHMLGAMDGINEASGNISKIIKVIDEIAFQTNILALNAAVEAARAGQHGKGFAVVAEEVRNLAARSANAAKETTVLIEGSIKKVEGGTKIANETASALNKIVEDVAKAADLVGEIAAASSEQATGITQINQGISVISEVTQTNSATSEESAAASEELSGQAEMLKEMVGRFKLKRVDMAMAGFRDDRYGGSQASGGETVPAYAKYDRVRQTAVYTGRSETAAASAGGAIKIALSDREYGKY
- a CDS encoding CheR family methyltransferase, which encodes MIAISGKEFGLLADYIHKRFGIYLKEDKQNLLKARLDGVLSELNMKSYSDYFDYLVKDKTGTAAAKLLEKVTTNHTFFMRETPHFDYLRNEALPYWQRHIKDGDLRIWSAGCSSGEEPYTLAMLLLEYFAREPVGRWDHKILATDISNRVLEAAVRGIYPSESLQSLPSRWQTSYFVKRDAEHAEVSNALKKEVIFRKFNLMEASFPFKRKFHMIFCRNVMIYFDNETKSELIQKFYNHLEPGGFLFIGHAETISRGTSPLVPVRPSIYRKGGGA
- the cheB gene encoding chemotaxis-specific protein-glutamate methyltransferase CheB, producing the protein MRISGGKIRVLVVDDSYMVRRVLEQGLSMDPAIEVIGTAEDPFDARDKIAALRPDVMTCDIEMPRMNGIEFVHRLLPQYWLPVIMVSSVDEAVFDALQAGAVEFVAKPAGYGLNEIEPFIAEVAAKIKIAAHAANVSAASLGAARGKAQQPGGMGWPVGWEMQAKADFGGSAGKSLSASASASASASSRTSSSSNANANANASASAGGSCKLIAMGASTGGTEALTTVLRSLPVTTPGIVIVQHIPAVYSRIFAERLHESTQLQVREARSGDYVMPGTVLIAPGGSQMRVKKIGAYYRVDCSSGERVNGHCPSIDVLFESVAQAAGKDAIGILLTGMGTDGAKGLLAMRRKGSRTLGQDEITSVVYGMPKAAFEAGAVERQVHLAGMAEALLALL
- a CDS encoding YneF family protein, which codes for MWTAIISIITLIVGAVGGFFVGVYYLRKQLEKMQNDPEALKKMAKQMGYNLNNNQMQKAQQMMKNQQQQHPGKRRR
- the folE gene encoding GTP cyclohydrolase I FolE, with translation MAGKKDYVNSLVSDNREKIEHHIREILSLIGEDVDREGLLETPARVTRMYEEIFAGYEVDPRDVLGVTFDEQHEELVIVRDIVYYSQCEHHMAPFFGKAHIGYIPSGKIAGLSKLARLVEAITRRLQVQERITSQIANIMDEVLQPHGVMVVVEGEHLCMCARGVKKPGSKTVTSAVRGEFRTSSALRSEFLSLLKQ
- a CDS encoding alpha/beta hydrolase yields the protein MSTSLTPSLPTAGGFTPGLLPPLLPAPQPADQAIAGTRLKHTALAVVSALAAMLLLAVVAFHGYAAWVIAHPYVPALYSNPQIEKGLAYSDVSFPSKSGRTTVHGWYIPSGAASERTVVFSHGYGANREETWVPMYELASLLHSLHYNVFMFDYGYASSGKRTAATGGREESKQLLAAVQYVRSQGADEVVVWGFSMGAGTALQAALQTDQTDSIDAMILDSLFLPSSDSLYNNLKQYMDLPRYPSVPLIEWMLPFFTGSSFSQLPVKQVLSTNYTMPIFIMHGTADAIAPIETAEKIASSQYNSLSREWYVEGGIHELLFRTKPKEYIQRAALFLSQVDAAHKSSAAA
- a CDS encoding IclR family transcriptional regulator, with translation MAEDGKSTVRAVERALDILLCFTAKKEWAMTEIADNVGLHKSTVHRMLSTLEERGFVVRDPASERYRLGLRIWELSANMSGADDPAVIGLPEMERLRDTLGETISLYLRDGNERIRIQAVQSVQAIRRVAPIGVRLPLYVGASSKVLIAFEEPTKREELLQDPSWPSNFDRQLYREQLEDWRALGYATSVEEREQGAAAVAAPVFSRTGKLVAALSVSGPANRFTLEIMRSQAPAVMEAARRLGVMLK